A single window of Williamwhitmania taraxaci DNA harbors:
- a CDS encoding type II toxin-antitoxin system RelE/ParE family toxin: MKKLDSLLVYLEEEWPTKVKLNFILKLDKSFKQIQNLPDSFSESEQIKGLRKCVVTKQTTVFYKYSETTIDVITIFDNRQNPKSLKKETKQ, encoded by the coding sequence ATGAAGAAACTCGACAGCCTCTTAGTTTACCTTGAAGAAGAATGGCCCACCAAGGTAAAGCTTAATTTTATTCTGAAACTTGATAAATCCTTTAAACAAATTCAAAACCTTCCAGACAGTTTCTCTGAATCAGAACAGATTAAAGGTTTAAGAAAATGTGTTGTAACAAAACAGACAACAGTTTTCTATAAATATTCAGAGACAACTATTGACGTTATCACAATCTTTGATAATCGGCAGAACCCCAAATCACTAAAAAAAGAGACAAAACAATAA